In Hallerella succinigenes, the following are encoded in one genomic region:
- a CDS encoding fibrobacter succinogenes major paralogous domain-containing protein yields the protein MKLTKLFVGAFALSAMLVACDSDSASAKDTEIEELSSSSAVEIASSSSTICNDSLSSSAIESSSSSAIEIASSSSTIRNDNSSSSSETTKSSSSSENISAGSVYDATAKTLTDLRDGQTYKTVVIGTQTWMAENLNYADSVTTASLKGKSWCYDGVAGYCEKYGRLYTWAAAKTVCPEGWHLPSYDEWNTLFTAVGGISTAGAKLKSQTGWTAYDGITNEDSFGFSALPAGYRNSIGNYYGEGNYAYFWSSTEYGSNYAYYMYLYYGSDYAYLEYYSKYYGLSVRCVKD from the coding sequence ATGAAACTCACGAAACTGTTTGTTGGTGCATTCGCCCTGTCTGCGATGCTTGTCGCCTGCGATAGTGACAGTGCCTCTGCCAAGGATACGGAAATTGAGGAACTGTCTTCCTCGAGTGCCGTGGAGATTGCTTCGTCCTCTTCGACGATTTGTAATGACAGCTTGTCTTCCAGTGCCATAGAGAGTTCCTCTTCGAGTGCCATTGAGATTGCTTCATCGTCTTCGACGATTCGCAATGACAATTCCTCCTCTTCGAGTGAAACGACGAAATCCAGCAGTTCTTCTGAAAACATAAGCGCTGGCAGTGTTTACGACGCAACCGCAAAAACGCTGACAGATTTACGCGACGGCCAGACCTACAAGACGGTGGTCATCGGCACCCAGACCTGGATGGCCGAAAACCTGAACTATGCCGACAGTGTAACGACCGCAAGTCTCAAGGGAAAGAGCTGGTGTTACGACGGTGTCGCTGGATACTGCGAAAAATACGGCCGGCTTTACACCTGGGCGGCAGCAAAAACAGTTTGCCCCGAGGGTTGGCACTTGCCAAGCTACGATGAATGGAATACGCTGTTCACGGCAGTGGGCGGTATATCCACAGCCGGTGCCAAGCTCAAATCGCAGACGGGTTGGACGGCATATGACGGAATCACCAATGAGGACTCTTTCGGTTTCTCGGCGTTGCCTGCCGGCTACAGGAACAGCATTGGGAATTACTACGGCGAGGGCAACTACGCGTACTTCTGGAGTTCTACGGAGTACGGTAGTAACTACGCGTACTACATGTACTTGTACTACGGCAGCGACTACGCGTACCTGGAGTACTACAGTAAGTACTACGGGCTTTCCGTTCGTTGTGTAAAGGACTAG
- a CDS encoding fibrobacter succinogenes major paralogous domain-containing protein, whose product MNFAKFSLGAFALTAMLVACDSDSASAKDTEIEELSSSSAVEIASSSSTIRNDSLSSSAIESSSSSVMESSSSSETTQSSSSSENISAGSVYDATAKTLKDLRDGQTYKTVVIGEQTWMAENLNYETENSYCYDDDPSNCSKYGRLYTWAAAMDSVKLATDADNPLDCGYGKICGLSGKVQGVCPEGWHLPSYDEWNTLFTAVGGKSTAGAKLKSQTGWAAYGGITNEDSFGFSALPAGYRYYSGDYSLEGYNALFWSSTEGSSSGAYYMTLYYDYHDAPLDYYSKNYGHSVRCVKD is encoded by the coding sequence ATGAATTTCGCCAAGTTTTCTCTCGGTGCTTTTGCCTTGACGGCGATGCTTGTCGCCTGCGATAGTGACAGTGCCTCTGCCAAGGATACGGAAATTGAGGAACTGTCTTCTTCGAGTGCCGTGGAGATTGCTTCATCGTCTTCGACGATTCGTAATGACAGCTTGTCTTCCAGTGCCATAGAGAGTTCTTCTTCGAGTGTCATGGAAAGTTCTTCTTCGAGTGAAACGACGCAATCCAGCAGTTCTTCTGAAAACATAAGCGCTGGCAGTGTTTACGATGCAACCGCAAAAACGCTGAAAGATTTGCGCGACGGCCAGACCTACAAGACGGTGGTCATCGGCGAGCAGACTTGGATGGCCGAAAACCTGAATTACGAGACGGAGAACAGCTACTGTTATGATGACGATCCCTCCAACTGCTCCAAGTACGGTCGCCTGTACACCTGGGCGGCGGCGATGGACTCGGTGAAACTTGCAACCGATGCGGACAATCCGCTAGACTGCGGCTACGGCAAGATTTGCGGTCTTTCTGGCAAAGTCCAGGGTGTTTGCCCCGAGGGTTGGCACTTGCCAAGTTACGATGAATGGAACACTCTCTTCACGGCAGTGGGCGGTAAATCCACAGCCGGTGCCAAGCTCAAATCGCAGACTGGTTGGGCTGCATATGGCGGAATCACCAATGAGGACTCTTTCGGTTTCTCGGCGTTGCCTGCCGGCTACAGGTACTACAGTGGGGATTACAGCCTCGAGGGCTACAACGCGCTCTTCTGGAGTTCTACGGAGGGCAGTAGTAGCGGCGCGTACTACATGACCTTGTACTACGACTACCACGACGCGCCCCTGGACTACTACAGTAAGAACTACGGGCATTCCGTTCGTTGTGTAAAGGACTAG
- a CDS encoding transketolase family protein, with protein MDNSIILKAADNVRILSASMVEKAKSGHPGGAMGAATAITLLFAEFLRFDPKNPQWEARDRFLMDPGHMSPLLYAELVLTGRLSLEDLKNFRQFGSITSGHPELSVEHGVENSSGPLGLGQGMAVGVAIAERYKVAHFGDILSHKTVVLVSDGGIQEEIAYGVGRVAGHLKLSNLIFFYDANGVQLSCETKDVMDQDFKKQYESWGFRVLEADGENVDELRTAFKAAYAETERPTIIIGHTTMAKGAVGAAGESFEGKVSTHGQPLSGAGASTEETVRRLGGNAENPFEVFPEVKKAFDERLKELEKIAAEWKAKKADWDAKNPEKAATIQSWLSGKNIQLNLKDLEQKEGVATRNSSGTVLSYLAKNYKNIICSSADLSNSDQTQKFLNETRIMTPGDFGGAFVQVGVAELTMGAIACGLALHGGLYPICATFFVFSDFMKPVIRMAALQGLPVKYVFTHDSFRVGEDGPTHQPIEHETQIRLLEDLMKEDGRSQMLVLRPADPAETSVAWEMAFENTDSPTALILTRQKVGSLPCPQGSSRYAEAAKCRKGAYVVSDNTPAGKNPDLTFVANGSDVYLEHEAAEVLRKEGKNVRVVSMISPKLFTLQDKAYRDSIIVPWTPVFALSSGLPVLFKDVVGGFGKVAGLERFGASAPASVLEKKFGYEPAAVVEQAKAYLAEFAQSVADFKKANG; from the coding sequence GTGGACAATTCAATTATTCTCAAAGCAGCAGACAACGTGCGAATCCTTTCCGCCTCCATGGTCGAAAAGGCTAAGTCCGGACACCCGGGTGGAGCAATGGGCGCCGCAACGGCCATTACTCTTCTTTTTGCGGAATTCCTCCGTTTCGATCCGAAGAATCCGCAGTGGGAAGCGCGTGACCGCTTCCTCATGGACCCGGGCCACATGTCCCCGCTGCTCTATGCAGAACTTGTCCTCACCGGTCGTCTTTCCTTGGAAGACTTGAAGAACTTCCGCCAGTTCGGCAGCATCACTTCCGGTCACCCGGAACTCTCCGTGGAACACGGAGTCGAAAACTCTTCGGGCCCTCTCGGTCTCGGTCAGGGTATGGCTGTGGGCGTTGCGATTGCGGAACGTTACAAGGTCGCCCACTTCGGTGACATCCTCTCTCACAAGACGGTTGTGCTCGTTTCGGACGGCGGCATCCAGGAAGAAATCGCTTACGGTGTCGGCCGCGTGGCTGGTCACTTGAAGCTCTCCAATTTGATTTTCTTCTATGACGCAAACGGTGTACAGCTTTCTTGCGAAACCAAGGACGTCATGGACCAGGACTTCAAGAAGCAGTATGAATCCTGGGGCTTTAGGGTTCTCGAAGCCGACGGTGAAAACGTCGATGAACTCCGTACCGCTTTCAAGGCTGCTTATGCAGAAACCGAACGTCCGACGATCATCATCGGTCACACGACGATGGCAAAGGGCGCAGTCGGTGCCGCCGGCGAATCTTTCGAAGGCAAGGTTTCTACCCACGGTCAGCCGCTTTCCGGCGCAGGCGCTTCGACAGAAGAAACCGTCCGTCGTTTGGGCGGTAATGCGGAAAATCCGTTCGAAGTCTTCCCGGAAGTCAAGAAGGCTTTCGACGAACGCTTGAAGGAACTCGAAAAGATTGCCGCCGAATGGAAGGCAAAGAAGGCGGACTGGGATGCGAAGAATCCGGAAAAGGCTGCGACGATCCAGTCATGGCTCTCCGGCAAGAACATTCAGCTCAACCTGAAGGATTTGGAACAGAAGGAAGGCGTTGCCACCCGTAACAGTTCGGGCACGGTCCTTTCTTACCTCGCCAAGAATTACAAGAATATCATCTGCAGCTCCGCAGACCTTTCGAACAGCGACCAAACTCAGAAGTTCTTGAATGAAACCCGCATCATGACGCCGGGTGACTTTGGCGGTGCATTTGTCCAGGTCGGCGTTGCGGAACTCACCATGGGCGCTATCGCTTGCGGTCTCGCTCTCCATGGAGGTCTGTACCCGATTTGCGCCACGTTCTTCGTGTTCAGCGACTTCATGAAGCCGGTCATCCGTATGGCCGCCCTCCAGGGCCTTCCGGTGAAGTACGTCTTTACGCATGACAGCTTCCGCGTCGGCGAAGACGGTCCGACTCACCAGCCGATCGAACACGAAACGCAGATTCGCCTTCTCGAAGATTTGATGAAGGAAGATGGTCGCTCCCAGATGCTCGTTCTCCGTCCGGCTGATCCGGCAGAAACGTCTGTCGCATGGGAAATGGCTTTTGAAAATACCGATAGCCCGACAGCTCTCATTTTGACCCGTCAGAAGGTCGGCTCTCTTCCGTGCCCGCAGGGCAGCTCCCGTTATGCGGAAGCCGCCAAGTGCCGCAAGGGCGCTTATGTCGTGAGCGACAATACTCCGGCAGGCAAGAATCCGGACCTGACTTTCGTTGCGAACGGTTCCGACGTTTATCTCGAACACGAAGCCGCAGAAGTGCTCCGCAAGGAAGGCAAGAATGTGCGCGTCGTTTCGATGATCAGCCCGAAGCTCTTCACGCTCCAGGACAAGGCTTATCGCGATTCCATCATCGTTCCTTGGACTCCGGTGTTTGCTCTTTCGAGCGGTCTTCCGGTCCTGTTCAAGGATGTCGTCGGTGGCTTTGGTAAGGTCGCAGGCCTCGAACGCTTTGGTGCTTCGGCTCCGGCATCTGTCCTCGAAAAGAAGTTCGGTTATGAACCGGCAGCTGTCGTGGAACAGGCGAAGGCTTACCTCGCTGAATTTGCTCAGTCCGTTGCCGATTTCAAGAAGGCAAACGGCTAA
- a CDS encoding NPCBM/NEW2 domain-containing protein encodes MHPAGIAGIIIAALIPFLIYLAPNVGEKEFIRVLDLKLPLPLFLVQFCSMVILFGFLFRDFRSYIKEHLPPKPFIILTVLFALGATLFAGSQIEARHRVQSDESVFMAIAQNMYFNQTTGTCDEGEFEKGKLNCFKDSDSFKTKGLSFLYLLGMPFFGPDLHWIFHCELAMLFFAALLLFFAIRAWTSDDLMSALTSILLFAQPTVLFQFRSMSVEPLYIFLSALSLWVLKWAFDRNTLRHWILCALVLGFFAQTRQETVFCFLAFLVVALPKILDKKDLKAPAFFVTLSLFSVPILITISYFQGYGFQGGQYSAHGHFIENLKSNWEVMTKPLSDSGLLANPFLSSFNWLFLLGLVILAALVAKELLSKNYGTNTKIAGFLLLYHIQTYMILENVSGDFNIEINQRYALVMMPTMAFLAAFGIRKLLNVAYFLAGKTNLQNDFKANFAVTLILSVIVCGNTLGYKESFNKNIMYNRNHLTTEEVEIWKWLNQQPKKPRLFVYGRPWHFVAYGQSAIHYNRARQISKDSLQSLIQKYDGEVYYIRGLDCWDSKTYHAKAVEHRIPTTCDIFEREVKLEDVYQVLITRNYWVTIKKISTRRNYDPEKLFAFGFWQGEPSTQTFIFNSSEYFGTKAPWKIRFTLNGDSIYAKPYQAGDYSDTLTGPVLKPGYNKLEADIYDSTTSESVAHIENYRFFRFEGALELSQMQPTAHKQAWGNLSRNASVEGHAFTLNGKKFTEGFGVHASSETHFDLQGKFERLTAIVGLDEESLCSDGIAYKVFGDGKLLYQNPNVTIGKLDSLNVIVHGVRELLISTDSLSNKNCDHVDIVHPTLFPSGKVDLKSEVK; translated from the coding sequence ATGCATCCAGCAGGAATCGCGGGAATTATTATCGCCGCCCTGATTCCTTTTTTGATATATCTCGCCCCGAATGTTGGCGAGAAAGAATTCATCCGCGTTCTGGATTTAAAGCTTCCACTGCCGCTATTCCTTGTGCAATTCTGCAGCATGGTAATTCTTTTCGGTTTTCTCTTTCGAGATTTCCGTTCCTACATCAAGGAACACCTGCCTCCCAAGCCTTTCATTATTTTGACCGTTCTCTTCGCCTTGGGGGCAACCCTCTTTGCCGGCTCGCAAATCGAAGCCCGCCACCGTGTGCAGAGCGATGAAAGCGTGTTCATGGCGATCGCCCAGAATATGTACTTCAACCAGACGACCGGCACTTGTGACGAAGGCGAATTCGAAAAAGGCAAATTGAACTGTTTCAAGGATTCCGACAGCTTTAAAACCAAGGGGCTTTCATTCCTGTACCTGCTCGGAATGCCGTTCTTTGGACCGGACCTGCACTGGATTTTCCACTGCGAACTCGCGATGCTCTTTTTTGCGGCACTGCTCCTATTTTTTGCCATCCGCGCGTGGACTTCCGACGACCTGATGTCAGCTCTTACGAGCATTCTTCTTTTTGCACAGCCGACGGTCCTTTTCCAATTCCGTTCGATGTCTGTCGAACCGCTCTATATTTTCCTCAGCGCTCTTTCGCTCTGGGTCCTCAAGTGGGCTTTTGACCGCAACACGCTTCGCCACTGGATCCTTTGCGCCCTCGTACTCGGATTCTTTGCGCAGACCCGCCAGGAAACGGTTTTCTGTTTTCTCGCCTTCCTCGTCGTCGCCCTGCCGAAGATTCTCGACAAAAAGGATTTGAAAGCCCCGGCGTTCTTTGTCACACTTTCGCTTTTTTCCGTTCCAATCCTGATTACAATCAGCTACTTCCAAGGTTACGGTTTCCAAGGCGGGCAGTACTCCGCCCACGGTCACTTCATTGAAAACCTGAAGAGCAACTGGGAAGTGATGACGAAGCCGCTCTCCGACAGCGGTCTGCTCGCAAATCCATTCCTTTCGAGCTTTAACTGGCTCTTCCTTTTGGGACTCGTAATCCTTGCCGCCTTGGTGGCCAAGGAGCTTCTTTCGAAAAATTACGGAACGAACACGAAAATCGCCGGATTCCTGCTATTGTACCATATTCAGACGTACATGATTCTCGAAAACGTTTCGGGCGACTTCAATATTGAAATCAACCAGCGTTACGCCCTCGTGATGATGCCGACCATGGCGTTCCTTGCGGCATTCGGCATTCGAAAGCTCCTTAACGTCGCCTATTTCCTCGCCGGAAAGACGAACCTGCAGAACGATTTCAAGGCAAATTTCGCCGTCACTTTGATCCTTTCCGTTATCGTCTGCGGCAACACGCTCGGTTACAAGGAAAGCTTCAACAAGAACATCATGTACAACCGCAACCATCTGACGACCGAAGAAGTCGAAATTTGGAAGTGGTTGAACCAGCAACCGAAAAAGCCTCGCCTGTTCGTGTACGGAAGGCCCTGGCATTTTGTCGCCTACGGACAGTCCGCAATCCATTACAACCGCGCCCGTCAGATTTCGAAAGATTCCCTGCAGAGCTTGATTCAAAAGTACGACGGCGAAGTATACTACATTCGCGGTCTCGACTGCTGGGATTCCAAAACGTACCATGCGAAGGCGGTGGAACATCGCATTCCGACGACCTGCGACATTTTTGAGCGCGAAGTGAAACTCGAAGACGTTTACCAGGTGCTGATTACCCGCAACTACTGGGTGACGATTAAAAAGATTTCGACCCGTCGCAATTACGATCCGGAAAAGCTCTTTGCCTTTGGATTCTGGCAGGGAGAACCTTCCACGCAGACATTCATCTTTAACTCGTCCGAATACTTTGGCACCAAGGCTCCGTGGAAGATCCGCTTTACGTTGAACGGAGATTCGATTTATGCGAAGCCTTACCAGGCGGGCGATTACAGCGACACGCTCACCGGTCCCGTTTTAAAGCCCGGATACAACAAGCTCGAAGCGGACATTTACGACTCGACGACATCCGAATCGGTCGCCCACATTGAAAATTACCGTTTCTTCCGCTTTGAAGGGGCACTCGAACTTTCCCAAATGCAGCCGACAGCGCACAAGCAGGCCTGGGGAAACCTGAGCAGGAACGCATCGGTCGAAGGGCACGCCTTTACGCTCAACGGCAAAAAGTTTACCGAAGGCTTTGGCGTTCACGCTTCGAGCGAAACGCACTTCGACTTGCAAGGCAAGTTCGAACGCTTGACCGCCATCGTCGGTCTTGACGAAGAAAGCCTTTGCAGCGACGGCATTGCGTACAAAGTTTTTGGCGACGGCAAGCTCCTTTACCAAAACCCGAACGTTACCATAGGAAAGCTGGATTCGTTAAACGTGATTGTGCACGGCGTCCGTGAACTTTTGATTTCGACCGATTCCCTTTCGAATAAAAACTGCGACCATGTGGACATTGTCCATCCGACTCTTTTTCCGAGCGGAAAGGTCGATTTAAAATCCGAGGTGAAATAG
- a CDS encoding glycosyltransferase yields MLLSVIVPLFNEEEIVAKTFSVLEEELQDIEHELIFVNDGSKDRTREILEKLLEQTPQNKLVNFSRNFGHQAAFSAGLKHAQGDAVVIIDGDLQDPPSLIKDMLVKWREGYQVVYAQRHKRKGETIFKKATAHLFYKVLHSLTSIEIPQDTGDFRLMDRIVVDQLNALPERNRFLRGLVCWVGFKKIGILYDRAERTAGTSKYPLRKMLRLAMDGITGFSTTPLKISFLMGFLATIIAFGVFIWSILEKFLSPTTTVPGWASLMTVIVFFGGIQLMSIGIVGEYIGRIYEEVKQRPLYIEDKSKSGCGIRNPSRDAVQDGPYGLPQSAVKRFPGK; encoded by the coding sequence GTGCTTTTATCCGTTATCGTACCCCTGTTTAACGAAGAAGAAATCGTCGCAAAGACCTTTTCGGTTCTCGAAGAGGAACTTCAAGATATCGAGCATGAACTGATCTTTGTGAACGACGGTTCTAAGGATCGTACCCGTGAAATTTTGGAAAAACTCTTAGAGCAGACTCCGCAGAATAAGCTTGTGAATTTTAGCCGCAATTTCGGTCACCAGGCAGCATTCAGCGCGGGATTAAAGCACGCCCAGGGCGACGCCGTCGTAATCATTGACGGCGACTTGCAGGATCCCCCTTCGCTGATCAAGGATATGCTTGTAAAATGGCGCGAAGGTTACCAGGTGGTCTATGCACAGCGCCACAAGCGCAAAGGCGAAACAATTTTTAAAAAGGCGACAGCGCACCTTTTTTACAAGGTCTTGCATTCGCTCACGAGCATTGAAATTCCGCAGGATACAGGCGACTTCCGTTTAATGGACCGTATCGTCGTGGACCAATTGAACGCCCTTCCCGAACGCAACCGTTTTTTGCGCGGGCTCGTCTGTTGGGTGGGATTCAAAAAAATCGGCATTCTTTACGATCGTGCAGAACGCACAGCGGGAACGTCCAAGTATCCGCTTCGCAAAATGTTGCGCCTTGCAATGGACGGTATCACAGGCTTTAGCACGACGCCATTGAAAATCAGCTTTTTGATGGGATTCCTTGCGACGATCATCGCCTTTGGCGTGTTCATCTGGAGCATTCTCGAAAAATTCTTAAGTCCTACGACAACGGTTCCGGGCTGGGCTTCCCTCATGACCGTAATCGTTTTCTTTGGCGGAATCCAGCTGATGTCGATCGGCATTGTCGGCGAATATATTGGGCGCATCTACGAAGAGGTCAAACAAAGACCGCTCTATATTGAGGATAAATCGAAATCCGGGTGCGGAATCCGGAATCCGAGCCGGGATGCCGTCCAAGATGGACCGTATGGACTGCCACAATCTGCCGTTAAGCGATTCCCCGGAAAATGA
- the gmk gene encoding guanylate kinase: MKSKLFVMSAPSGAGKTTLKDLVIKEFPDMVYSISATTRAPREGEVDGTHYFFKSRDEFKRMIENNELVEWNEVHGNFYGTPKSFVEKMLSEGKRVLFDLDVFGKVNFDKVYPEAIGILILPPSLEILEQRLRNRHTDSDEVISLRLHNARKEIEFAKQNGKYEYKIVNDNLNDAVNQLRKILSK, encoded by the coding sequence ATGAAATCCAAACTGTTTGTAATGAGCGCTCCGTCCGGAGCAGGAAAAACGACCTTAAAGGACTTGGTGATCAAGGAATTCCCGGATATGGTTTATTCCATTTCCGCAACGACCCGCGCTCCGCGGGAAGGCGAAGTGGACGGCACTCACTACTTCTTTAAGAGCCGTGACGAATTCAAACGCATGATTGAAAACAACGAACTTGTGGAATGGAACGAAGTCCACGGCAACTTCTACGGTACCCCGAAGAGCTTCGTTGAAAAGATGCTTTCCGAAGGCAAGCGCGTTCTTTTTGACCTAGATGTTTTCGGAAAAGTCAATTTCGACAAGGTTTACCCGGAAGCGATCGGTATTTTGATCCTTCCGCCGTCGCTCGAAATTCTCGAACAGCGCCTCCGCAACCGCCACACAGACTCGGACGAAGTCATCAGCCTGCGTTTGCACAACGCCCGCAAGGAAATCGAATTTGCCAAGCAGAACGGCAAGTATGAATACAAAATTGTCAACGACAATCTCAATGACGCAGTAAACCAGCTTCGAAAGATTCTTTCCAAGTAG
- a CDS encoding aminotransferase class I/II-fold pyridoxal phosphate-dependent enzyme, protein MNLNPLAEALNSDLSANGSSILQMLSEKGKAIFFPSKGILGQGGEAKGKEINATIGTALEDDGSPLVLPSVLKSLNMPKQSFLYAPSYGNPDIRDAWKAQVIRKNPSLEGKSFSRPVVTAALTHAISMAGYLFLDPNDKVIIPDLYWDNYELVFENAYGAKIQTYNTFKNGGFDVEALEEALNKDGIGKKVLLLNFPNNPTGYTATEEEAKKITEVLVRAAEKGNKVVALLDDAYFGLVYEDGVTRESLFTKLLDAHKDILAVKLDGPTKEDYVWGFRVGFMTFGFKGATPEQLKALESKAAGAVRGNISNAPNISQLILLAAYNSPEYVKEKEEKYAVLKKRYDIIQETLASHPEYSEAFEPMPFNSGYFMCVKPKGVDAEAVRVELLQNYSTGTIMLKGLLRLAFSAVPTAKLPQLFDNVYHAILALKSK, encoded by the coding sequence ATGAATCTTAATCCTCTTGCTGAAGCGCTCAACAGCGATCTCTCCGCTAACGGATCCTCCATCCTCCAAATGCTTTCCGAAAAGGGAAAGGCCATTTTCTTCCCGAGCAAGGGTATTCTTGGCCAAGGTGGCGAAGCAAAGGGTAAAGAAATCAATGCGACAATCGGTACCGCTCTCGAAGATGACGGTAGCCCGCTCGTTCTTCCGAGCGTGCTGAAGTCTTTGAACATGCCGAAGCAGTCCTTCCTCTATGCACCGAGCTACGGCAACCCGGACATCCGTGACGCATGGAAGGCTCAAGTCATTCGCAAGAACCCGAGCCTCGAAGGCAAGTCCTTTTCCCGCCCGGTCGTTACCGCCGCTTTGACGCACGCCATTTCCATGGCCGGCTACCTGTTCCTCGATCCAAACGATAAGGTCATCATTCCTGACCTCTACTGGGACAATTACGAACTCGTGTTCGAAAACGCCTATGGTGCCAAGATTCAGACATACAACACCTTCAAGAACGGCGGTTTTGACGTCGAAGCTCTCGAAGAAGCTCTGAACAAGGACGGAATCGGCAAAAAGGTTCTCCTCTTGAACTTTCCGAACAACCCGACCGGCTACACCGCTACCGAAGAAGAAGCAAAGAAGATTACGGAAGTCCTCGTCCGCGCAGCCGAAAAGGGCAACAAGGTCGTCGCCCTCCTCGATGACGCCTACTTTGGACTTGTATACGAAGACGGCGTGACCCGCGAATCCCTCTTCACGAAGCTCCTCGACGCCCACAAGGACATCCTCGCTGTGAAGCTCGACGGTCCGACAAAGGAAGACTACGTCTGGGGATTCCGCGTGGGCTTTATGACCTTCGGTTTCAAGGGTGCAACTCCAGAACAGCTCAAGGCTCTCGAAAGCAAGGCTGCAGGAGCTGTCCGCGGCAACATTTCCAACGCTCCGAACATTTCCCAGCTCATTCTCCTTGCCGCTTACAACAGCCCGGAATACGTCAAAGAAAAGGAAGAAAAGTATGCCGTGTTGAAGAAGCGTTACGACATCATCCAGGAAACGCTCGCTTCCCATCCGGAATACTCCGAAGCATTTGAACCTATGCCGTTCAACAGCGGTTACTTTATGTGCGTCAAGCCGAAGGGTGTCGACGCAGAAGCCGTTCGCGTTGAACTTCTTCAGAACTACAGCACGGGTACCATCATGCTCAAGGGCTTGCTTCGCCTCGCCTTCTCGGCCGTGCCGACGGCGAAGCTCCCGCAGCTCTTTGACAACGTGTACCACGCGATTCTAGCTCTCAAATCCAAGTAA
- a CDS encoding citrate synthase: protein MPDFATLNYDGKDYNLPLVTGTENEKAIDISKLRKDSGLVSLDYGYTNTGSTKSQITFVDGEKGILRYRGYNIEDLAAYTTFPETAWLLIYGNLPTREELGTFRRLLTENALIHENLLNFFREMPPSAHPMGILGAVVNALGLFTPRFYDDESKQDAFNLTVASLISKVRTIAAFSYKASIGEPFVYPDAEKSYCSNFLNMMFSSKAKPYNVDPLFVHALNVLLIVHADHEQNCSTSTVRMVGSSQASLYASICAGICALWGPLHGGANQAALETLMNIHQSGLTVKQVIEKAKNKKDPFKLYGFGHRVYKNYDPRAKVLKGLVHTIFDREHIADPLLDIASELEEAALNDDYFIERKLYPNVDFYSGILYHAMEIPTNMLTVMFAIGRLPGWIAHWKEMHDDPLSKINRPRQIYTGYAERPWLPIDNRG from the coding sequence ATGCCCGATTTCGCTACCTTGAACTACGACGGTAAGGATTACAACCTTCCGCTCGTAACTGGAACGGAAAACGAAAAGGCGATTGACATTTCCAAGCTCCGCAAGGACTCGGGTCTTGTCTCGCTGGACTACGGCTACACGAACACGGGTAGTACGAAGAGCCAGATCACCTTTGTGGATGGTGAAAAAGGCATTCTTCGCTATCGCGGTTACAATATCGAAGACCTCGCCGCCTACACGACCTTCCCAGAAACGGCATGGCTTCTCATTTATGGAAATCTTCCGACACGTGAAGAACTCGGCACGTTCCGTCGTCTTTTGACGGAAAATGCCCTGATTCACGAAAACCTGTTGAACTTCTTCCGTGAAATGCCGCCTTCGGCGCACCCGATGGGCATTCTCGGTGCAGTCGTGAATGCGCTCGGCCTCTTTACCCCGCGCTTCTATGACGACGAAAGCAAGCAGGACGCATTCAACCTAACTGTCGCAAGCCTGATTTCCAAGGTGCGCACGATTGCAGCCTTCTCTTACAAGGCAAGCATCGGCGAACCGTTCGTCTATCCGGATGCGGAAAAGAGCTACTGTTCGAACTTCCTCAACATGATGTTTTCGAGCAAGGCAAAGCCTTACAACGTTGACCCGCTCTTTGTCCACGCACTGAACGTTCTTTTGATCGTCCACGCAGACCACGAACAGAACTGTTCGACTTCTACCGTCCGCATGGTCGGCAGTTCCCAGGCAAGCCTCTACGCAAGTATCTGCGCAGGCATCTGCGCCTTGTGGGGTCCGCTCCACGGTGGTGCAAACCAGGCAGCTCTCGAAACTTTGATGAACATTCACCAGAGCGGTCTCACGGTCAAGCAGGTCATCGAAAAGGCAAAGAACAAAAAGGATCCGTTCAAACTGTACGGCTTCGGTCACCGCGTCTACAAGAACTATGACCCGCGTGCCAAGGTTCTCAAAGGCCTCGTTCACACGATTTTCGATCGCGAACATATTGCCGATCCACTGCTCGACATCGCAAGCGAACTCGAAGAAGCAGCCCTCAATGACGACTACTTCATTGAACGTAAGCTCTACCCGAACGTGGACTTCTACTCGGGCATCCTTTACCACGCCATGGAAATCCCGACGAACATGCTCACGGTGATGTTCGCCATCGGACGTCTCCCGGGCTGGATCGCTCATTGGAAGGAAATGCACGACGATCCTCTGTCGAAGATCAACCGTCCGCGTCAAATCTACACGGGCTACGCAGAACGTCCGTGGCTCCCGATTGACAACCGCGGTTAA